One Streptomyces coeruleorubidus DNA segment encodes these proteins:
- a CDS encoding discoidin domain-containing protein, with amino-acid sequence MERARSRITAIGAALALTVGLAGAAATPARADGYESLLTDHVVKIHKTVSDAGFVHPGVGLSAENLRNAQKMVRSGQEPWASYFDAMTQVQPWAKKGYTVDNMVRDKPEVPVTSTFTEGSLRGRLTRDSFGVLTQALLWINTGDEVYRKGAIMGLRTWSNMDPDGYAYFPDAHIHTGKPLSQFLMAAEIIRATEPVPDGTAGTHDGYDVTWDADDDKKLLNNLANPIVDVFNFSNKKWMNQHNFGLYGRIATAIYADDVKGYAKGVEWFTKNSTYDGYDNGAMATQMPLIGADHKLNPYGKDFVQVREMGRDQAHGETNIDNFAALARFLDVQGTKIDPVDGTVSTADDAVSAYSFLDNRLLHGADAFYGFMMGAWIPWVDEQQSGGTLSQAYRGRVFNPLSELYHQYKYREGVDVDAEAPWLAELHRRMDGPFFRYGTGTQNFWAPGDKSVEYWVAFPEELAGTEPTPVEETELSFGRYALLMDDGTEIVTEDGPTFARAHANSDGTTSAVSRMMHPAGRDVGVLVRTNGQATLDVLSKEEPSGLNPDETGPRTLGTVELPDTHGEWRYITYPATGSHVHYYRVTGAEGVTVDFDTVMFAAKDNLTAPRFEQTRDHYYWWQDVEAAFDLSAVDAGGSVVYSAAGLPDGASLDAETGTVTWTPTPQDRGRHAVQVVADDGESITARTFELVVSKNRPRMIEDAVADGTDEDTAYTTVTYEPYLEALAAVKRVADDEGTDAEFRAAFDSLLDAIDALRLLNPRLEDGTLDFTGIVTPTVIDKNGVRNLADDDHTTIGGDMLGTFFTLDFGPDYRVAASQFDMRARNLFPNRYQGANVYGSLDGAEWTLLTERATSNTSDWEHIPVVADQVGEEFRFLKVQVDIRGEKTDPAYPDIFSIAELHIHGERSEAVNGIAKASLSSDDATIGRVTTGDEVAVAFSSKEPISDVAVTIAGQSAKAVSDDGKTWTASTVLDGVTGGRTVIVGIDHTTADGEAADTFYGTTDGSKLWASDQRDYLDLGALGEVVDLNGDADSNKSPHGLRMTDDDLGTASDVRAVDGEYYLIWDFSDGVSVSLDRAELRPRQDGYGLSRMWTQTLEGSNDLVNWTRLTKPSETTHDWQNRSSLDDGFYRYLRIRNGTIISVAELRIYGEVHLDLAKLLARAEAVDLTLHSRASGILFTREVEAIKAAAEEDGADEQALAERLLEAWDLLEDPPSTIMPVDPSWVEASSPSWDDSLDAAANGRALFDGDPSTYTNTKTAEGWVRVLPDDGRVLTVETVKVQPRLGHAHRANGLKVQGSNDGGKTWETFLTLSTPASSGWTEYPLEAPVSYQALRLYSASGYTNLAELQFTRVPVDVTGLDLLLEETGVLSQADWTAGSWADLTEAREAGLALRKTGANPTQAEVDAATDAITAAVAALVAAG; translated from the coding sequence ATGGAACGCGCCAGATCGCGGATCACCGCGATAGGCGCGGCACTGGCGCTGACGGTGGGGCTTGCCGGGGCGGCTGCGACACCCGCCCGAGCCGACGGCTACGAGAGCCTGCTCACCGACCATGTGGTCAAGATCCACAAGACAGTCAGCGACGCCGGATTCGTCCACCCCGGCGTCGGCCTCTCGGCCGAGAACCTGCGCAACGCCCAGAAGATGGTCCGCTCCGGCCAGGAGCCCTGGGCTTCCTACTTCGATGCCATGACGCAGGTCCAGCCGTGGGCGAAGAAGGGCTACACCGTCGACAACATGGTCAGGGACAAGCCGGAGGTCCCCGTCACGTCGACCTTCACCGAAGGGAGTCTGCGCGGGCGCCTGACCCGCGACTCCTTCGGGGTCCTCACCCAGGCGCTGCTGTGGATCAACACCGGTGACGAGGTGTACCGCAAGGGCGCGATCATGGGACTGCGCACCTGGTCGAACATGGACCCCGACGGCTACGCCTACTTTCCCGACGCGCACATCCACACCGGCAAGCCGCTGTCGCAGTTCCTGATGGCCGCCGAGATCATCCGCGCCACCGAACCGGTCCCCGACGGCACCGCTGGTACCCACGACGGTTATGACGTGACCTGGGACGCCGACGACGACAAGAAGCTCCTCAACAACCTCGCGAACCCGATCGTCGACGTCTTCAACTTCTCCAACAAGAAGTGGATGAACCAGCACAACTTCGGCCTGTACGGGCGTATCGCCACGGCGATCTACGCCGACGACGTCAAAGGCTACGCAAAGGGCGTCGAGTGGTTCACCAAGAACTCCACCTATGACGGCTACGACAACGGCGCGATGGCGACGCAGATGCCGCTCATCGGGGCGGACCACAAGCTCAACCCCTACGGCAAAGACTTCGTGCAGGTCCGCGAGATGGGCCGCGACCAGGCCCACGGCGAGACCAACATCGACAACTTCGCCGCCCTGGCCCGCTTCCTCGACGTCCAGGGCACCAAGATCGACCCCGTCGACGGCACCGTCTCGACCGCCGACGACGCGGTGAGCGCCTACTCCTTCCTGGACAACCGCCTGCTGCACGGTGCGGACGCCTTCTACGGCTTCATGATGGGCGCCTGGATCCCCTGGGTCGACGAACAACAGTCCGGAGGCACGCTCTCCCAGGCGTACCGCGGCCGGGTCTTCAATCCACTCTCGGAGCTGTACCACCAGTACAAGTACAGAGAAGGCGTTGACGTCGACGCCGAGGCTCCCTGGCTGGCAGAGCTGCACCGGCGTATGGACGGCCCTTTCTTCCGCTACGGGACCGGCACCCAGAACTTCTGGGCCCCCGGCGACAAGAGCGTCGAGTACTGGGTCGCCTTCCCCGAGGAACTGGCGGGAACGGAGCCGACACCCGTCGAAGAGACCGAGCTCTCGTTCGGCCGCTACGCCCTGCTGATGGACGACGGCACCGAGATCGTCACCGAGGACGGCCCCACCTTCGCCCGCGCCCACGCGAACTCGGACGGCACGACCAGCGCCGTCAGCCGGATGATGCACCCCGCGGGCCGCGACGTCGGCGTGCTGGTGCGGACCAATGGCCAAGCCACGCTCGATGTTCTCTCCAAGGAGGAGCCGTCCGGCCTGAACCCGGACGAGACCGGACCCAGAACCCTCGGAACGGTGGAACTGCCTGACACGCACGGCGAATGGCGGTACATCACCTACCCGGCGACCGGGTCCCATGTGCATTACTACCGCGTGACCGGCGCCGAGGGCGTCACCGTCGACTTCGACACCGTCATGTTCGCAGCCAAGGACAACCTCACCGCCCCGCGGTTCGAGCAGACCCGGGACCACTACTACTGGTGGCAGGACGTGGAGGCGGCGTTCGACCTGTCCGCGGTCGACGCGGGCGGTTCGGTCGTCTACTCGGCCGCCGGCCTCCCGGACGGAGCGTCACTCGACGCCGAGACCGGGACCGTCACCTGGACGCCGACGCCCCAGGACCGCGGACGCCACGCGGTCCAGGTCGTCGCCGACGACGGCGAGTCCATCACGGCGCGCACCTTCGAGCTCGTGGTGTCCAAGAACCGGCCCCGCATGATCGAGGACGCGGTCGCCGACGGCACCGACGAGGACACCGCCTACACCACCGTCACCTACGAGCCGTACCTGGAGGCGCTCGCTGCGGTCAAGCGGGTCGCCGACGACGAAGGCACCGACGCGGAGTTCCGCGCCGCTTTCGACTCTCTGCTGGACGCCATCGACGCGCTCAGGCTGCTCAACCCGCGCCTGGAGGACGGGACGCTGGACTTCACCGGCATCGTCACGCCGACGGTGATCGACAAGAACGGGGTACGCAACCTCGCCGACGACGATCACACCACGATCGGCGGCGACATGCTCGGCACGTTCTTCACGCTCGACTTCGGGCCGGACTACCGGGTCGCCGCATCGCAGTTCGACATGCGGGCGCGGAACCTGTTCCCCAACCGGTACCAGGGCGCGAACGTGTACGGCTCGCTCGACGGCGCCGAATGGACGCTGCTGACCGAGCGGGCGACCTCGAACACGTCCGACTGGGAGCACATCCCGGTCGTCGCCGACCAAGTCGGCGAGGAGTTCCGGTTCCTGAAGGTCCAGGTTGACATCCGCGGCGAGAAGACCGACCCGGCCTACCCCGACATCTTCTCGATCGCCGAGCTCCACATCCACGGCGAACGCTCCGAAGCGGTCAACGGCATCGCCAAGGCCTCGCTGTCCTCCGACGACGCGACCATCGGCCGCGTCACCACCGGTGATGAGGTCGCCGTGGCGTTCTCCAGTAAGGAGCCGATCAGCGACGTCGCGGTCACCATCGCCGGCCAGAGCGCCAAGGCCGTCAGCGACGACGGCAAGACCTGGACCGCCTCGACGGTGCTCGATGGCGTCACCGGCGGCCGGACGGTCATCGTCGGCATCGATCACACCACCGCCGATGGCGAGGCCGCCGACACGTTCTACGGGACGACCGACGGATCGAAGCTGTGGGCGAGCGACCAGCGCGACTACCTCGATCTGGGCGCCCTCGGCGAGGTCGTCGACCTCAACGGCGACGCCGACTCGAACAAGTCCCCCCACGGGCTGAGGATGACCGACGACGACCTGGGCACCGCCAGCGACGTGCGCGCCGTCGACGGAGAGTACTACCTGATCTGGGACTTCAGCGACGGCGTGTCGGTCTCGCTCGACCGGGCAGAGCTGCGGCCGCGCCAGGACGGCTACGGTCTGTCCCGCATGTGGACCCAGACGCTCGAGGGATCGAACGACCTGGTCAATTGGACGCGGCTGACCAAGCCGTCCGAGACCACCCACGACTGGCAGAACCGTTCCTCGCTCGACGACGGCTTCTACCGGTACCTGCGGATCCGCAACGGCACCATCATCAGCGTCGCCGAGCTGCGGATCTACGGCGAGGTCCACCTCGACCTGGCCAAGCTGCTCGCCCGGGCCGAAGCGGTCGACCTGACCCTGCACTCGCGGGCCTCGGGGATCCTGTTCACCCGGGAAGTGGAGGCGATCAAGGCGGCCGCCGAAGAGGACGGCGCGGACGAGCAGGCGCTCGCCGAGCGGCTCCTCGAGGCTTGGGACCTCCTGGAGGACCCGCCCTCGACGATCATGCCGGTCGACCCGTCCTGGGTGGAGGCCAGCAGCCCGTCCTGGGACGACTCGCTCGATGCGGCCGCCAACGGCCGGGCCCTGTTCGACGGCGACCCATCCACGTACACCAACACCAAGACGGCCGAAGGCTGGGTGCGGGTCCTCCCGGACGACGGCCGCGTCCTGACCGTCGAGACCGTCAAGGTCCAACCGCGCCTCGGACACGCGCACCGGGCCAACGGGCTCAAGGTCCAAGGCTCCAACGACGGAGGCAAGACCTGGGAGACGTTCCTGACACTCTCGACGCCCGCCTCCAGCGGCTGGACCGAGTACCCGCTCGAGGCGCCCGTCAGCTACCAAGCGCTCCGGCTGTACTCGGCGAGCGGCTACACGAACCTGGCCGAGCTCCAGTTCACGCGGGTTCCGGTGGACGTCACCGGACTCGACCTCCTGCTGGAGGAGACCGGCGTTCTGTCCCAGGCGGACTGGACCGCCGGGTCCTGGGCGGACCTGACCGAGGCCCGTGAAGCCGGGCTGGCCCTGCGCAAGACCGGTGCCAACCCGACGCAGGCCGAGGTGGACGCCGCGACCGACGCGATCACCGCGGCCGTGGCGGCACTCGTGGCCGCCGGGTGA
- a CDS encoding glycosyl hydrolase family 28 protein, protein MTSSLSRRTALQTAGVLAVSSMVAGVGGTAQAATGETGSPSDTVVIHPTLPEVPANNSFTVKVRPVGGSWKRLDVYLAKLALIDAVSGQNPVQKSSWAAFDFSGTVEVEVTYNPGGVEKVRIRPDSYGIKPEVLGSTARFTLDRPRNVVVQVDDKIFDCLHLFANPIEQDVPAEGDKHVMYFGPGLHTPTDGVLKVPSNTTVYLAPGAVLVAHVNIEGVENSRVIGRGVIYNSKWGAMFVRKCENVTIDGITILNPRYENIRVAECQNLTIKNLRAFSREGWGDGIQLYCSENVTIDGCFLRTSDDCIALYTHRWDFYGDTRNITVKNCSLWADVAHTINMAVHGNPDPAAHEMLENLNFENIDILDHREPQVNAQGCIAINAADGNLVRDVRFENIRVEDFRWGQLVHMRVVNNPRWNKASGRGIENVYIKDLSYNGKNADTSIIAGTDAERTVKDVTFENLRVNGRVIRDSGDKPRWYLASDGVPMFVNEHVQNLRFLTTAEAAAL, encoded by the coding sequence ATGACCTCGTCCCTCTCCCGGCGAACCGCCCTCCAGACCGCTGGCGTCCTTGCTGTCAGCAGCATGGTCGCTGGCGTCGGGGGCACCGCCCAGGCTGCCACTGGAGAAACCGGTTCCCCGAGCGATACTGTTGTCATCCACCCGACTCTCCCCGAAGTGCCGGCCAACAACTCCTTCACCGTCAAGGTCCGGCCGGTCGGCGGCAGTTGGAAGAGACTCGACGTCTACCTGGCCAAGCTGGCGCTGATCGATGCCGTCAGCGGCCAGAACCCGGTCCAGAAGTCCTCCTGGGCAGCCTTCGACTTCTCCGGCACCGTCGAGGTCGAGGTCACCTACAACCCGGGCGGCGTCGAGAAGGTCCGTATACGCCCGGACTCGTACGGCATCAAGCCCGAGGTGCTCGGCAGCACCGCGCGCTTCACCCTGGACCGGCCCCGCAACGTCGTCGTCCAAGTCGACGACAAGATCTTCGACTGCCTGCACCTGTTCGCGAACCCGATCGAGCAGGACGTGCCCGCCGAGGGCGACAAGCACGTCATGTACTTCGGGCCCGGTCTGCACACCCCCACCGACGGGGTGCTGAAGGTGCCCAGCAACACCACCGTCTACCTGGCCCCCGGTGCGGTCCTCGTCGCACACGTGAATATCGAGGGGGTGGAGAACTCCCGGGTGATCGGCCGCGGTGTGATCTACAACTCCAAGTGGGGCGCGATGTTTGTCCGCAAGTGCGAGAACGTCACGATCGACGGCATCACGATCCTCAACCCCCGGTACGAGAACATCCGGGTCGCCGAGTGCCAGAACCTCACCATCAAGAACCTGCGCGCCTTCAGCCGCGAGGGCTGGGGCGACGGCATCCAGCTCTACTGCTCGGAGAACGTCACGATCGACGGCTGCTTCCTGCGCACGTCCGACGACTGCATCGCCCTCTACACGCACCGCTGGGACTTCTACGGTGACACCCGCAACATCACCGTCAAGAACTGCTCCCTCTGGGCCGACGTGGCCCACACGATCAACATGGCCGTGCACGGCAACCCCGACCCCGCCGCGCACGAGATGCTGGAGAACCTGAACTTCGAGAACATCGACATCCTCGACCACCGTGAGCCGCAGGTGAACGCCCAGGGCTGCATCGCCATCAATGCCGCCGACGGCAACCTCGTCCGGGATGTGAGGTTCGAAAACATCCGCGTGGAGGACTTCCGCTGGGGCCAGCTCGTCCACATGCGGGTCGTCAACAACCCGAGGTGGAACAAGGCGTCCGGCCGCGGCATCGAGAACGTCTACATCAAGGACCTCAGCTACAACGGCAAGAACGCCGACACGTCGATCATCGCCGGGACCGACGCGGAGCGCACCGTCAAGGACGTCACCTTCGAGAACCTCCGCGTCAACGGCAGGGTGATCCGCGACAGCGGGGACAAGCCGCGCTGGTACCTGGCCTCGGACGGCGTGCCCATGTTCGTCAACGAGCACGTGCAGAACCTCCGCTTCCTCACCACCGCGGAGGCCGCAGCCCTGTAA
- a CDS encoding alginate lyase family protein — protein sequence MSRTSPHTHHEGGQVSRRGLLKTAGGLTAALALGATATTADAAPATFTHPGMLHNAGDINRAKVRVAAGTDPWASGWRRLTANSHSASTWTPRPTATIIRGGDGQNYPQLYNDIHAAYQNALRWHVGGTAANADCAVRILNAWSSTLTGITGNADRFLAAGLYGWQFANVAELMRGYAGFDLNRFKTMMLNVFYPLNNQFLTGHNDACITNYWANWDLCNMASIMAIGILCDDGAKYDQAVNYFKNGGGNGQIRRAVPFLYPGVEGYDLGQWQESGRDQGHTVMGMGQMGAICEMAWNQGEDLYSYDGRRFMKAAQYVAKYNLNMNVPFTTYTWGSGQNCAQQSQTVIGSGSRGQVRPVWAMLHYHYGRRLLLDDKYIAQMCFSVAPEGGGGDYGTTSGGFDQLGFGTLMYAK from the coding sequence ATGAGCCGCACGTCCCCCCACACGCACCACGAGGGCGGCCAGGTGAGCCGCCGCGGTCTGCTCAAGACCGCCGGCGGCCTCACCGCGGCCCTCGCCCTCGGCGCCACCGCCACCACGGCGGACGCGGCCCCGGCGACCTTCACCCACCCCGGCATGCTGCACAACGCCGGCGACATCAACCGCGCCAAGGTCAGGGTCGCCGCGGGCACCGACCCCTGGGCCTCCGGCTGGCGCAGGCTGACCGCCAACTCCCACTCGGCGTCCACCTGGACGCCCCGCCCCACCGCCACGATCATCCGCGGCGGCGACGGCCAGAACTACCCCCAGCTCTACAACGACATCCATGCCGCCTACCAGAACGCGCTTCGCTGGCACGTCGGCGGCACCGCCGCGAACGCCGACTGCGCCGTGCGCATCCTCAACGCCTGGTCGTCCACGCTCACCGGCATCACCGGAAACGCCGACCGGTTCCTGGCCGCCGGCCTCTACGGCTGGCAGTTCGCGAACGTCGCCGAACTCATGCGTGGCTACGCCGGGTTCGACCTCAACCGGTTCAAGACGATGATGCTCAACGTCTTCTACCCGCTCAACAACCAGTTCCTCACCGGCCACAACGACGCCTGCATCACCAACTACTGGGCCAACTGGGACCTGTGCAACATGGCCTCGATCATGGCCATCGGGATCCTGTGCGACGACGGCGCCAAGTACGACCAGGCCGTCAACTACTTCAAGAACGGTGGCGGCAACGGCCAGATCCGGCGCGCGGTGCCGTTCCTGTACCCGGGCGTCGAGGGCTACGACCTCGGCCAGTGGCAGGAGTCCGGCCGCGACCAGGGCCACACCGTCATGGGCATGGGCCAGATGGGCGCGATCTGCGAGATGGCCTGGAACCAGGGAGAGGACCTCTACTCGTACGACGGCCGTCGCTTCATGAAGGCCGCCCAGTACGTGGCCAAGTACAACCTGAACATGAACGTGCCCTTCACCACCTACACCTGGGGCAGCGGCCAGAACTGCGCCCAGCAGTCACAGACCGTGATCGGCTCCGGATCCCGCGGCCAGGTCCGCCCGGTGTGGGCGATGCTCCACTACCACTACGGCCGGCGCCTGCTCCTCGACGACAAGTACATCGCCCAGATGTGCTTCTCGGTCGCCCCCGAGGGCGGGGGAGGTGACTACGGCACCACCAGCGGCGGCTTCGACCAGCTCGGCTTCGGCACGCTGATGTACGCCAAATAG
- a CDS encoding alginate lyase family protein produces the protein MQSLNRRTFLGAAGLAGVAVGGLLSAVAAPAWAQAAEQAYAFTHPGLLHSRADLDRMRSAVAEGSTPIATGFAALAADFRSQHTYAVRNTGQIRTWGRGPTDNTSQAVTDAAAAYQNALMWAITGDVRHADKARDILDVWAASLTGITGADGQLGAGIQGFKLVNAAEILRHSGYDGWPEESISRCERSFTDVWYPALSGYCLYANGNWDLAALRTILAIAVFCDHQVMFEDALRFAAAGAGNGSVLHRVVTAAGQGQESGRDQAHEQLAVGLLADAAEVAWQQGVDLYGFAESRILANFEYFARYNLGDDSVPFTPDLDRTGKYVKTAVSDRQRGAFRPVWEMGYAHYAGRLGMSSPYTEKAVFRGPDGTRVTEGYHEDHPGWGTLTYAGTKAAVPGAPTAPAGVTATGADRAINVSWLPSAWASGYTVRRATSPDGPYETVASGVSKPTYTDRGVRTGRTYYYTVSAANSHGRSGGSAWASATAGLPEPWSTRDVGDVKIPGSAVFDGERFVLEASGTADTHRLAYLPLRGDGTVTARIVYPLSSQYSRIGVTIRAGLDADAAHAAMLIQGLPLHTWSGVWSVRPEAGAGIKGTGSTPVPPSQQRAITTSAGFPISSFGTLPESATPLEAPYVEGAGDGYRMRMPFWVRVTRRGDRCTGAISPDGIRWTEVGSSDVELGGTAYVGLTLTSCLGVDEDYAETGTGAFDNVSVVSRTAGEVWSVPRPATAAGDLRATAGADAVELAWTDPDLSARYKVLRAAAADGPYETIATGIGAVGFGTRVRYADATGTPGTTYHYAVAETNCAGRGPLSESATSTMPTPAKPQLTSAATVFANKGVPFKHLLRASHEPIRFTAEGLPDGLRVDRRTGLISGTPTQTGEFKVTTSAGNAAGDATGTLTLTVGTPPPAPWTYGDLGDVVLDDRAYGTLGVVAVRTPGSTAHQDGTFVVRGAGTDLTVNNQGMIGQFVRRPVTGDCEVTARLLSRAGATGDRVGLLMAKSLSPFDQAAGTIVTGGTNAQLMLRPTVAGRSTFTGNAAVTAPCLLRLKRTGTHFTASVSSDDGATWTPLAEGDIPGFGDAPYYVGLVVCSRSPLTHSTTEFDEVSITPM, from the coding sequence GTGCAATCCCTCAACCGACGGACGTTCCTCGGCGCCGCGGGGCTCGCGGGCGTGGCCGTGGGCGGACTGCTGTCCGCCGTCGCCGCGCCCGCCTGGGCCCAGGCCGCCGAGCAGGCGTACGCCTTCACTCACCCCGGGCTGCTGCACTCCCGCGCCGACCTGGACCGCATGCGGTCCGCGGTCGCCGAAGGGAGCACCCCGATCGCCACCGGATTCGCGGCACTGGCCGCCGACTTCCGCTCCCAGCACACCTACGCCGTCCGCAACACGGGACAGATCCGCACCTGGGGCCGTGGCCCCACCGACAACACCAGCCAGGCCGTCACCGACGCGGCCGCCGCCTACCAGAACGCCCTGATGTGGGCGATCACCGGCGACGTGCGCCACGCCGACAAGGCCCGCGACATCCTCGACGTCTGGGCCGCCTCCCTCACCGGCATCACCGGCGCAGACGGCCAGCTCGGGGCCGGAATCCAGGGCTTCAAGCTCGTCAACGCCGCCGAGATCCTGCGGCACTCCGGATACGACGGCTGGCCCGAGGAATCCATCAGCCGCTGCGAGCGCTCCTTCACCGACGTCTGGTACCCGGCCCTGTCCGGCTACTGCCTGTACGCCAACGGCAACTGGGACCTCGCCGCGCTGCGCACCATCCTCGCCATCGCCGTCTTCTGCGACCACCAGGTGATGTTCGAGGACGCCCTGCGGTTCGCGGCCGCCGGCGCCGGCAACGGCTCCGTGCTGCACCGCGTCGTCACCGCCGCCGGCCAGGGCCAGGAGTCCGGGCGCGACCAGGCGCACGAGCAGCTCGCCGTCGGCCTGCTCGCGGACGCGGCCGAGGTCGCCTGGCAGCAGGGCGTGGACCTGTACGGCTTCGCGGAGAGCCGGATCCTCGCCAACTTCGAGTACTTCGCCCGCTACAACCTCGGCGACGACTCGGTTCCGTTCACGCCCGACCTCGACCGCACCGGCAAGTACGTCAAGACGGCCGTCTCCGACCGGCAGCGCGGGGCGTTCCGGCCGGTGTGGGAGATGGGGTACGCGCACTACGCGGGCCGCCTCGGCATGTCCTCGCCGTACACCGAGAAGGCCGTCTTCCGGGGCCCGGACGGCACCCGCGTGACCGAGGGCTACCACGAGGACCACCCAGGCTGGGGCACCCTCACCTACGCCGGTACGAAGGCCGCCGTGCCGGGCGCGCCGACGGCACCCGCGGGCGTCACGGCGACGGGCGCGGACCGGGCGATCAACGTGTCCTGGCTGCCGTCCGCCTGGGCGAGTGGCTACACCGTACGCCGGGCGACCAGCCCCGACGGGCCGTACGAGACCGTCGCCTCCGGCGTCTCGAAGCCGACGTACACCGACCGCGGCGTACGCACCGGCCGCACCTACTACTACACCGTCAGCGCCGCCAACTCCCATGGCAGGAGCGGCGGTTCGGCCTGGGCATCGGCGACCGCCGGGCTCCCCGAGCCCTGGTCGACCCGGGACGTCGGGGACGTCAAGATCCCCGGCTCGGCCGTCTTCGACGGCGAGCGGTTCGTGCTGGAGGCGTCCGGCACCGCCGACACCCACCGCCTGGCCTACCTGCCGCTGCGCGGCGACGGCACGGTCACCGCGCGGATCGTGTATCCGCTCAGCTCCCAGTACTCCAGGATCGGCGTCACGATACGGGCCGGCCTGGACGCGGACGCCGCGCACGCCGCCATGCTGATCCAGGGCCTGCCGCTGCACACCTGGAGCGGCGTGTGGTCCGTACGGCCCGAGGCGGGGGCCGGGATCAAGGGCACCGGCAGCACGCCCGTGCCGCCGTCCCAGCAGCGGGCGATCACGACCAGTGCCGGCTTCCCGATCTCCTCCTTCGGCACCCTGCCCGAGTCGGCGACCCCGCTGGAGGCTCCGTACGTCGAAGGTGCGGGCGACGGCTACCGCATGCGCATGCCGTTCTGGGTCCGCGTGACCCGCCGGGGCGACCGCTGCACCGGCGCCATCTCCCCGGACGGCATCCGCTGGACCGAAGTCGGCTCCAGCGACGTCGAGTTGGGCGGCACCGCCTACGTCGGTCTCACCCTCACCTCCTGCCTCGGCGTCGACGAGGACTACGCCGAGACCGGCACCGGCGCCTTCGACAACGTCAGCGTCGTCTCCCGCACTGCCGGCGAGGTCTGGTCCGTGCCCCGCCCGGCCACCGCAGCCGGCGACCTGCGGGCCACCGCCGGCGCCGACGCGGTCGAACTGGCCTGGACCGACCCGGACCTCTCGGCCCGCTACAAGGTGCTGCGCGCCGCCGCGGCCGACGGCCCCTACGAGACGATCGCAACCGGCATCGGCGCGGTCGGCTTCGGCACCCGCGTCCGGTACGCCGACGCCACCGGCACACCCGGCACGACGTACCACTACGCCGTCGCCGAGACCAACTGCGCCGGACGCGGCCCCCTGTCGGAGTCCGCCACGTCGACGATGCCGACGCCGGCCAAGCCACAACTCACTTCAGCCGCCACGGTGTTCGCCAACAAGGGCGTGCCCTTCAAGCACCTCCTGCGGGCCTCGCACGAACCGATACGGTTCACCGCGGAGGGCCTGCCCGACGGCCTGCGCGTCGACCGGCGCACCGGCCTGATCTCCGGAACACCCACGCAGACGGGCGAGTTCAAGGTCACCACCAGCGCGGGCAACGCCGCCGGAGACGCAACCGGCACCCTCACCCTCACGGTCGGCACCCCACCGCCCGCGCCCTGGACCTACGGCGACCTGGGCGACGTCGTCCTCGACGACCGGGCCTACGGCACCCTCGGCGTGGTCGCCGTCCGCACCCCCGGCAGCACCGCCCACCAGGACGGGACCTTCGTGGTACGGGGCGCCGGGACCGACCTCACCGTCAACAACCAGGGCATGATCGGCCAGTTCGTACGACGGCCCGTCACCGGTGACTGCGAGGTCACCGCCCGCCTGCTCTCCCGCGCCGGAGCCACCGGCGACCGGGTCGGCCTGCTCATGGCCAAGTCCCTGTCGCCGTTCGACCAGGCGGCCGGGACGATCGTCACCGGCGGCACGAACGCCCAGCTGATGCTGCGCCCGACCGTCGCCGGCCGGTCCACCTTCACGGGCAACGCGGCGGTCACCGCCCCCTGCCTGCTGCGGCTGAAGCGCACCGGGACGCACTTCACCGCATCCGTCTCGTCCGACGACGGCGCCACCTGGACCCCCCTCGCCGAGGGAGACATCCCCGGCTTTGGTGACGCCCCCTACTACGTGGGCCTCGTGGTCTGCTCCCGCAGCCCCCTGACCCACAGCACCACCGAGTTCGACGAGGTGAGCATCACCCCCATGTAA